GATAAAGAATAAAGCTTGAATTCACCAACAGATTACTACAGTCACTTTGAGAAAGGTTATATAATGGCCTGAGCAGTAGCATGTGAGATGGAATGGTTCCTTTCTTCAAAATGAATACTTGTCGAAATGTCTGACAAGACAGCAGTAGTAAGGGAAGTTCCCTCATCCGTCTCGGCTGCATAGCACTTTGACGCTCTAGGCTAGTTCGCATTCACTACTGTAAATGTTAATATGTGAATAAAGAAAAAGTAATGTCGAAGAGCAATGCATGTATACTTGCAAACATAAGAAAAATTATGTGCACACATCCATTTTCTTTTAGAAGCATGCTAACTCGGGTACATTCTTTGAAAGACAACATATTCAGACGTGTTTGTAATTATAACAGGTAATTGTAACAAAAAAACTCGTCTGCTTTCTTACATGCATCGATGCTTGCGCCTCTTGCAACTTGTTTTGGGGGCTTCAGGACACTGCAGAGCAATGTACCCTTCAGTTGATCCAGGTTTAGGGTGCATTCATCAAAATTCCTTTCCATCTCCTCTCTGGTCAGGAACTGCAGGGGACATGACGACTTGCTCCTGTGGCTGTAGACATTTTCCATGGTCCCTGGTGTCACATTTTTCATTGTAGAAGCATTCCATACGCAGGTTTTGTCAGTGCATGATGAGCCAGTGAGACCTTTGTTAGTCGCCTCAACCACCTTCATAAGTAAGGCACAAACATGACTGCACCTGAAGCTCTGTCCTGCCTTGCAGTTGCAGCTTGCAGAGAAGCTGGGGCGAAAACTGATCTGTGTGCTGTAAAACCGGCTCCCTGTCTGTGTTGACCTGATGTCAGcctttatgctgcagatgccatccttggattgacacaaagctttcccaacattgccactgtcaaaaaggttgatgccctctgcaaaccccctgtagttctgtgcaggcttcccatcttggtcgattgccttgaccatgtagtcgtagacaactgaaataggg
This region of Dermacentor silvarum isolate Dsil-2018 chromosome 5, BIME_Dsil_1.4, whole genome shotgun sequence genomic DNA includes:
- the LOC125945782 gene encoding uncharacterized protein LOC125945782 translates to MDSGWIDDTKLWPMVQRSFVYDYMVKAIDQDGKPAQNYRGFAEGINLFDSGNVGKALCQSKDGICSIKADIRSTQTGSRFYSTQISFRPSFSASCNCKAGQSFRCSHVCALLMKVVEATNKGLTGSSCTDKTCVWNASTMKNVTPGTMENVYSHRSKSSCPLQFLTREEMERNFDECTLNLDQLKGTLLCSVLKPPKQVARGASIDASSQEEHGPHSSQLLCTPCRNFYKKYILLSAEQAKKVSEYSQGSIEWFQERSLRIIASEARSIPIKAHPEKWVERRIHPTFRGSTSTRYGRENEPVARAWYKRTKTCDVVEHGLVRPSTSWLGASPDGVILDSDKIIEIKCPAPQTLHK